A section of the Agrobacterium tumefaciens genome encodes:
- a CDS encoding zinc-dependent alcohol dehydrogenase family protein gives MQVKAAILRKTNTPRPYAISKPLAIDEIDLDPPGAGEVLVRIRAAGLCHSDLSVINGDRPRPMPMALGHEAAGTVEALGEGVVDLEPGDHVVMVFMPSCGHCLPCAEGRPALCEPGAAANGAGTLLGGARRLNYRGEAVHHHLGVSAFAEHAVVSRHSLVKIDRDLPFVEAALFGCAVLTGVGAVVNTAALKAGSTAVVIGLGGVGLAAVLGARAAGASKIVAVDLSSEKLALARELGATAVVNGGDEDAVEQVRAITSGGADYAFEMAGSVRALENAFKMTRRGGTTVTAGLPPPGTALPVNVVQLVAEERTLKGSYIGTCVPLRDIPRFIALYRDGRLPVNRLLSARLKLEDINEAFDRLHDGSAVRQVIEF, from the coding sequence ATGCAGGTCAAAGCCGCGATATTGCGCAAGACGAATACGCCCCGCCCCTACGCTATCAGCAAACCGCTGGCGATCGATGAGATCGACCTTGATCCTCCCGGTGCGGGCGAAGTCCTTGTGCGCATCCGCGCGGCTGGACTCTGCCATTCCGATCTTTCCGTCATCAACGGCGACAGGCCCCGCCCAATGCCGATGGCGCTTGGCCACGAAGCCGCTGGCACCGTCGAAGCGCTGGGCGAAGGCGTTGTCGATCTCGAGCCGGGCGATCATGTCGTCATGGTCTTCATGCCGAGTTGCGGACATTGCCTTCCCTGTGCGGAAGGCAGGCCAGCGCTGTGCGAACCGGGCGCGGCCGCCAATGGGGCAGGCACACTGCTGGGTGGCGCAAGGCGGCTGAACTATCGCGGCGAGGCCGTGCACCATCACCTTGGCGTGTCGGCATTTGCCGAACACGCGGTCGTGTCGCGCCATTCGCTGGTTAAGATCGACCGGGACCTTCCCTTTGTCGAGGCGGCCCTGTTCGGCTGCGCAGTTCTGACCGGCGTCGGCGCCGTCGTGAATACTGCGGCGCTGAAAGCAGGTTCGACCGCTGTTGTCATCGGGCTCGGCGGCGTTGGCCTTGCAGCGGTCCTTGGTGCGCGGGCGGCGGGCGCGAGCAAAATCGTCGCCGTTGACCTTTCCTCCGAAAAACTCGCGCTCGCCCGCGAACTCGGCGCCACTGCCGTCGTGAACGGAGGCGACGAGGATGCTGTCGAGCAGGTGCGCGCCATCACATCTGGGGGCGCGGATTATGCCTTCGAAATGGCCGGGTCCGTCCGTGCGCTCGAAAACGCGTTCAAGATGACCAGACGCGGCGGCACGACGGTGACGGCGGGCCTGCCGCCCCCGGGCACCGCGCTGCCGGTCAATGTCGTTCAACTCGTCGCGGAAGAGCGCACGCTGAAGGGCAGCTATATTGGCACCTGCGTGCCCCTGCGGGATATCCCGCGCTTCATCGCCCTTTATCGTGATGGCCGATTGCCGGTGAACCGTCTTCTAAGCGCAAGGCTCAAGCTCGAGGATATCAACGAGGCTTTCGACCGCTTGCATGATGGCAGCGCGGTCAGGCAGGTCATCGAATTCTGA
- the rpsU gene encoding 30S ribosomal protein S21 codes for MQVLVRDNNVDQALRILKKKLQREGVFREMRLREAFEKPSIKKAREKAEAVSRQRKLARKQMQRDGLLPSKPKKTR; via the coding sequence ATGCAAGTTCTAGTACGCGATAACAATGTCGACCAGGCATTGCGCATCCTGAAGAAGAAACTCCAGCGCGAAGGCGTCTTCCGCGAAATGCGTCTGCGTGAAGCTTTTGAAAAGCCGTCGATCAAGAAGGCACGTGAGAAGGCAGAAGCTGTCAGCCGCCAGAGAAAGCTTGCCCGCAAGCAGATGCAGCGCGACGGCCTTCTTCCCTCGAAGCCGAAGAAGACCCGGTAA
- the dps gene encoding DNA starvation/stationary phase protection protein Dps: MKTHKTKNDLPSNAKSTVIGILNENLASIIDLALITKQAHWNLKGPQFIAVHELLDKFRALIDKHSDTIAERAVQLGGTALGSTQTVASATKLKAYPTDIYTIHDHLAALIERYGDVANMVRKAIDDSDEAGDPTTADIFTAASRDLDKSLWFLEAHVQEKN, from the coding sequence ATGAAGACCCACAAGACGAAAAACGACCTGCCTTCCAATGCAAAATCGACCGTGATCGGCATTCTCAACGAGAACCTCGCGTCGATCATCGATCTCGCGCTCATCACCAAGCAGGCGCACTGGAACCTCAAGGGCCCGCAATTCATCGCCGTCCACGAGCTGCTCGACAAGTTCCGCGCGCTGATTGACAAACATAGCGATACGATCGCAGAACGCGCCGTGCAGCTTGGCGGCACCGCGCTCGGCAGCACGCAGACGGTTGCGTCAGCGACGAAGCTCAAGGCCTATCCGACCGACATCTATACGATCCATGATCACCTGGCAGCGCTGATCGAGCGCTACGGCGACGTGGCCAACATGGTCCGCAAGGCGATCGACGATTCCGACGAGGCAGGCGACCCCACGACGGCGGACATTTTCACCGCCGCCTCGCGCGACCTCGACAAGTCGCTTTGGTTCCTCGAAGCGCATGTGCAGGAAAAGAACTGA